Below is a genomic region from Ictalurus punctatus breed USDA103 chromosome 12, Coco_2.0, whole genome shotgun sequence.
CGTACAAACTACAGTAAGGGTTAACAGTGTGTATTGAGTGTTAGAAATGAGAGTGCTGAAGTTCAGAATTAAGTCAATATTAGAGAGTGAAGTAGCTAGAAAAATCAGTGGatcagtgcaaacagtggcggCTCGTCCACAGGGGCAGTGGTGCAGAGTCCCACCATTTATACCAGGTGTTCatcaaatgttaatattcataaagtcctcattcacaactccatacagACAAAAAGAGAGCATTTCCACTGCAAATTATTCAGTTTATCTGCTATTCTAATATATCTGAATTCACCCAGTCCCCTTTGTGTGTGAATAACACCACTGGGGCGCAGCACTAAACCATGAACAATCCCGTTTTAATCTAAAAGTTTCATATCAGTGGCATAAATCTAAATTACCTGATGGTACTGAAGGTGCTGAAGTTGATCAGTGATCAACAATGCGGTCAGATAACCATCTTTATCTAGCCTATAAATAAAAAGCGATTGACACATTACAGCTGTGCATTTTAACAGCTGTGCGGCTTTCAGCTGGTGACAGGATGTGTTGCAAACATTCTTTACGCGGAAGCCGTCACTTTTATTCACTTTCAGTGAGCAGACACAGGCTCCAGAGTTCATCTGTCTAAAAGGCTGAAGGCTCCGGGATTCAGCCCCCACGTGTACGGACACCATGAGGACGCTTTTACTCGGGATATTTATTCTCTTTAAAGGAGCAATTTGCACGTCTGAGTACAACTTTAACGATGTGATCAGACACTTTGCTGTGGGAAACGGTAAGGTGTTTGTTGTTACCGACTCTCAGCTCCACCAAATGCGGCACGATCTCGAAGTGGAGAAGATTAAAGTCATATCAAACACCACGGACCAGAACGCAGTGAACATCTTGTTGCCTTTCGAGGCGAACGGAACTCTGATCACATGCGGCACTTTGAACTGCGGACACTGCGAGGTCCtggatataaatgatataacaCGAACTATCTACATGGAGAACTTGCCGGTTGGACCGCTTGTGAACGAATCATCCGTTGCGTTCCTTGTCGATTATCCAGGCGACAGTAATGGCACATACATGTTGGTGGGGAGAGAGAATaatgatgaaaagaaaatgtgtacCGATGCCGGTGTGGTATTGTACAACACTCTCTACACTCAGCATGGTGATATTTTTTCTAAATCAGACTCTGCTACAACTGAAGCCTACATTAAGATTCCTGGTGTTGAGTGGGTAAACGGTTTCCAGGTATCTTCACAGTTTCAGTCCTACCTCTTCGCCAACATTAATTTAACcagcaaaatgaaaaaagtggTTTTCTTTAAGATGGATaacaaccagaaaaaaacagaaatgacgAGATCTCTGAAAGTTGCAACTTTACGCTGCTGTGATGACCAACTTCGCCAGAAACTTGTGTCCTCTGCCTTTATCTCGTCGGAGTCTTCTCTTTTATGGATGGGAATATTCACTGCAGAGCGTCCAGACCACCCTGAGAACACTGTGTTGGCTATTTACAACATTACTGCCAGCAGACCAGTGAATCCTCCTGAAGAAATCAGATGCAGTCCAGACTGTCCCAGATCAACACAGGTTTGAAACACTTAGATAGTTGCTCtaaaacttaaaacattttaacgTAGACCTATTTATAATCTCCATGCAAGCaacatatatatgttatataggTTATATATGTTATtaccagggttgggagggttactttaaaaatgtatttcataacACTtacaaattactttaaaaaatgtcatcagtaacttaatccaagtatcacaatatgaaagtaatgtaatctgattatttttgcattacttcaaggccacatatgtaaataaagtcaagtgaAAAGCAATataatctaaaatacttttatttagagcttaaaacatgttcaatgtttttttttaaaaaaataaaataaaaataaataaataaataaataaataaataaataaaagattattgTCCCTGATGCGGGCCACTTCTTCGTGTTCAGaagtctttgttttggtctgtttttcaaactaaaacgtttccaaaagtctccgttttcgaggGCCGGAGTGTAGACATAACTGTAGCAAAAGTTATacgttttaaaaacaaaaagcactggtgtaaacagggcctaagtcccgccttctcgcccaccgattggtcgattataaaagacttgccgcaactattggccaaattcctgcctctcaaccattatcCTACTCTCAGAGTGAAgatgaagcgctgttgtgtacagtgttaaacagttgcttgacaatagcaacAAA
It encodes:
- the LOC128634065 gene encoding uncharacterized protein LOC128634065, which produces MRTLLLGIFILFKGAICTSEYNFNDVIRHFAVGNGKVFVVTDSQLHQMRHDLEVEKIKVISNTTDQNAVNILLPFEANGTLITCGTLNCGHCEVLDINDITRTIYMENLPVGPLVNESSVAFLVDYPGDSNGTYMLVGRENNDEKKMCTDAGVVLYNTLYTQHGDIFSKSDSATTEAYIKIPGVEWVNGFQVSSQFQSYLFANINLTSKMKKVVFFKMDNNQKKTEMTRSLKVATLRCCDDQLRQKLVSSAFISSESSLLWMGIFTAERPDHPENTVLAIYNITASRPVNPPEEIRCSPDCPRSTQNIEAVVDPLAVVFKHNSMTSVAAKIKGSWTVLYIGTANGQLMKV